Sequence from the Rutidosis leptorrhynchoides isolate AG116_Rl617_1_P2 chromosome 3, CSIRO_AGI_Rlap_v1, whole genome shotgun sequence genome:
gcattcaagaaacttattttgttgtaacatatttgtattgtaaaccattatgtaatggtcgtgtgtaaacaggatattttagattatcattatttgataatctacgtaaagctttttaaacctttattgatgaaataaaggttatggtttgttttaaaatgaatgcagtctttgaaaaacgtctcatatagaggtcaaaacctcgcaacgaaatcaattaatatggaacgtttttaatcaataagaacgggacatttcatttggaaTGAAGAACCTTCAGAAATTAAAGACGCAACCCTAAACCACTTCAAAGGACTATTCGAGGATAAAATGACATCGAGGCCTAGCTTGGAAGATTTATCCTATCCGTCACTATCCAAAGATGAGGCTGCTGATTTAGAAGCACCAATTAGCGAAGGTGAAATTATTGAGGCTATAAATGATAGCGGTGGCTCTAAGGCACCTGTCCCGGACGTTTCAATATGCGATTCTTCAAGAAATTTTGGGATGTAATTCCAGATGAGGTTATAAATGCAGTCAAGTGGTTTTGGGATAAGGCCGAATATTCTCGTGGTTGTAATGCTTCCTTCGTAACATTGATACCAAAGAAAACCAATCCACTCGGTCTTTGGGACTATCGACCAAACAGTTTAATAGGAAACTACTTCAAGATCATCGCAAAGATCCTCTCCAACAGGCTTAGAAAGGTGATTCCTAGGCTAATCGGGACGGAACAAAGTGCTTTTTTGAAGCGAAGGAACATCATGGAGGGTTCTTATTGCAAATGAAACCGTGGAATTCGTGAAATCTTCTCGTCACAAAGGTATCATCTTCAAAGCCGATTTTGAAAAGGCTTTCGATAGTCTCAATTGGGACTTTTATTGGAGGTCATGGGTTGCATAGGCCTTGGTGCTAAATGGCGTAAATGTATTTTGGTTTGTCTTAGTTCAGCTTCTATATCTATATTGATAAATGGTTCGCCTACACAGGAGTTTTTCATGGGTAGGGGTGTTCAGCAAGGTGATCCGTCATCGCCTTTTCTATTCATCCTCGCAGCTGAAGGGTTAAATATCCTTATCAAAGCTGCGGTGGATAGGAACCTTTTTAATGGAGTAGAAGTGGGGTCTAATAAGGTCTTAATCTCTCATCTTCAGTATGCGGATGATACTAATTTTTTCGGCGAGTGGTCTAGGACAAACGCAAGAAACTTAATTAGTATCCTCAAATGCTTCAAACTTTCTTCAGGACTCAAGGTTAATTTCAGTAAGAGTTGTTTATATGGTGCTGGGGTTAAGCATGATGAGGTTGTTCTGTTCGCAAATCGTATGGGTTGTCTAGCCTTTTATCTATCTTGGCTTACCGATTGGAGCTATGATGAAAAATTTGGGGGACTGGGCCCGGTGATAGACAATTTCAAAGCAAGACTCTAGAAATGAAAAATGAGAACGTTGTCATTTGGTGGTCGGGTAGTCCTTATTAAATCAGTTCTCAATTTCCTGTCGTTGTATTACTTTTCGCTCTTTTGTGCTCCTCCTGTGTGCTCAAAACGCTTGAGAGTTTGAGACATGCTTTTTTTTGGGGGCGGGATTCTTTGGGTTCAAAAATTCCTTGGGTCAAATGAGAATGGGTAATTGCTAAATATAGGGAGGGGGTTTGAAAATTGGCTCTTTGAAAAGTAAAAACTTGGCCTTACTTGGCAAATGGTGGTGGAAGTTTAATACCAAAACCGATTGTCTTTGGGTCAAGCTCATTCGCAGTATTTATGGAATTGACGGTGGTCTTTGGGCGGAGCGTGAGCTCACTCACATTCCGCCTGGTGGCATTTGGAATAACATTGTGCGTGCAGGTTATCAAATAGAAGAACTTCACATTCCTTTCATATATTCATTCAAGAAAATAATCGGTGATGGTGGGACTACATCTTTCTAGTGTGAACACTGGTGCGGGTCAGACAAATTCTGTAACATCTTTCTGAGACTTTTCAGGTTGGAAATGCAGCATGATGTTTCCTTTAAAGATCGTATATATGCAGCTGGTCCTGGTTAAATTCATCACTCATGGAGTTGGAGTAGAGATCATACTGGTAGGACTCTAACCTAATTGCATACACTAATCGAGCTGCTATCTTCTATTCAATTTAATGGACAGAAAAAAGACTCATGGTCGTGGGATTTAGCAAGCAATGGGCTATTCATTGTTAAGAAGCTCACTTCTTTAATCGACGATAAACTGTTATGCTTTCTAGGTTCCTCTCGTACTGAAACTGTAAGAAATAAGCTTATTCCAAAAAAAGTTGAGATTTTTGTATGGAGAGCATTACAAAAAGGCTCCCGGTTCGAGTCGGACTAGGCAAAAGAGGCATTGATTTGCATAGTGTACGGTGTCCCATTTGTGACGATAATATTGAATCAGTGGAGCACTCCTTATTGCTATGTAAATATGCTTCGGACGTCTCGTGTCTGGTTTTCAAATGGTGGAATCTAGGTGATAGTTCAAGTATAAATATCGAAGAAATTCTCAAGGAAAATCATCACGCAAGATGTCAATGCTTGGTGCATCAATTTGGCAAGCCGTTGGATGGATGTGCGCATACTTAATTTGGAAGAACCGAAATATGATGACCTTCCGAAACAAAGGTTGGAGTGTCTCGGTGATTCTAAATGAAGTACAAGTAAAATCCCATGATTGGATCTCTCGTAAGGTAAAAGGAAAGAAGGTATATTGGTGTACTTGGATCTCAAATCTGGAGTTGTACCTCGAGATCAATTACTATGTAGGCTTGCCTgagtgtgtaacgaccctggatttttcaacttatattattaatatttattattaatacttgcgtgttaataaatgtattcttatacattttacttgttaccgtatttgactttccatgtcccgactcgtctttcgacacgtgcttttcacgaataatatttcgaatattatttacgttcataattaattattattaattattcctaattaactaatgtaagtagttgattacttgggcttgttactaaattgttgcatacttacatgggcttttattatggacttggactatcaaagcccaccctacattacttaatGGACTAATTGTGAGCCCATCATTATGCTTGTGATTTATTAAGGTTAAACATAGATTAATTAAGTGTTGGAGACAAGAATGTCTCAAGCATGCTTGCACCTCTTTCCCATGTAATTAACCTTATACTCTTCCTAGCATACAATACTCTCCCACACTTGAAAGATCAAACTTGACTTCCCCTTTTGGACCCCTAAAAACCGTCGGCCATTGGGAGCATGGgagggagttcaaattttttttttttgttacttatatgctagtaTTACTTCATTTTTCACATACCTTCTTACACtttcttttctctcaactttttctctctaaactgtaagtaacaactttatttttctttcttctttttcctttaaaaatcaccaagtaccatcatcaatttacttgttgttgttaaagatcaaactttctagtttgtatattcatgaatcttgcttcttccatcctttattTGATGAGGAattaagaacaaggatctaagcttgttagcttatggttctacacttgaaaagttgtaaagatctaaagttcataagctttaggatcttacttgtgttcatgttttgtaaacttaaggttcattttcttaagatccaagctttggcttgaatcttcttaagtatgaaacaaacatgaacttgttacttgtaactttagtttatttctttatttttttgttttaaatttgtgattgtataatattggtcaagtattactagttaaacttgatctcatttttcttgaaactgaagtttaaactttgtaagttcaagaacatggaagttaaactttctagttataacttcatacacttatgttggatctaagtttctatagcttatggtcttctaattttgttttaaacaaaagcttataagcttatatatacattctacaagattaaaatctaagtttcataacttatggttttattaaagtaaagatcgaAGTTCCATaatttagggtttaacttaagaacactagatctagactttttagtctaggatcttcaagatctaactaatatctaagttctataacttaagatcttgtttatttagtttacattcaagtttatagcttaatattactattagaactcatgtatgtgtcggatctaagatcttgatgtaactttggttcatcaaccttcttacaacccttaaatgagttgtggtaTTTatattagacatacactagtgttatgatggtcaaaacttggtaaagatgacgcaaacacatcaacgagttgtacacttgaagctataagcatcaaggatgagaaccgtgatgagcatcaaacaccaagaatccaccggagcactttgcttactaTTTTATGGATCTGATCAGGCTACTGGGCTACtgaaaaagttgatttccagattttttggttcgagtagatgacttttcatttaagactcatcttaatccgacttacggtttaggatttatagccttccggaattcactacgcccttttaacgtcgtgctgaaatttctgacctactcgcacttaaaccgtcgccacggtcaaacgaagacgagtttggttctgaaaattggtcagtggttaaaggactcgtatacggagccatggccactggtctgacCTCATTTCATTTTGTATATAGGTCGTGACAGCTGAAcaaaatcagcctttgtttcgatctctattcttgattgaaaacttactttactttttacttatgttgttggtgatgatgatacttaagacctaatttacatacttttaaacctttgggaacgatttactaacttagtaacttttgacttaggttgaggacctttcggaccaactacttgcttacttatctcgtaccgactttactacttttcactgtgagttatagcatcccttttttaatttaactattttgggaactgagaatacatgtgctttttacgttttacatactaggcacgagtacttaaactttatatatgtgtgggttatacaacgacataaacttttcccttagctcggtaacgtttagtcattggtttttgaaccggtgaacgcgaatcttagatatggatccatagggtttgacatccccactcgggctagtagcgctagcatttaacgggtgtttaatacttcgtaaacttacgcactccccaagtgtacttttagggggtgatattacgttaagttagttaccaagtgcccacggttaagcatatacttttcatactgttttgaaatacgaaatctcgtggcctaccttacattactgttatacttaaactatagctcaccaacattcgtgttgacgtttttaagcatattttctcaggtgcttataggtttgatgcttccgctgtagtagtattgctgtgtagactcccgctacttttgttagagatgtctctgcatgaaacgtttaccttgcattcacaactatgttacttttgaaacaatgaatttgtaatgaccattgggtatcgtacttatgttaattgcttctattcgtagaagcctactatcgtttgtaaaacttatgacgttggttatgacgtcaccctttcttatgaatgcaaatttattttaaaacatcatatagtgtttgatcttgtaatgatcctgttgttgatgatccgtacacgttaattttgtacggggcgtcacagagtggccaccgagttgcccaatgaagcacaccacccgggttcaattccttactatgccaaattgttcaaaaagggagtgtgactagagggtgcgcataatgcgcaattcacccggtaccaggtctcgcactCGGAGGGCTTGATTAcctgaggttttaccttctatgggggagccaatgtgctcgttcataggagagtttcctcgcttacaaaaaaaaaataataatactactatctgTATGTATAGCTCGAGCTCTCATTGTATAGCATAGTCGTGTTTTCTGGGGCTTTTGTTTACGCCTCTGCTCGTGATTGAGGCAATTCGTATGCCTCATTGTATGCTGTAAACTGCCGAGTTTAGTTTTTAACTAGTTGTGGCGCCCTCGCGATGCGGCGGAAGAACGTTAGCTAAATCCGattatgaaaagtaaaaaaaaaaaaaaaaaaaatagaagcaaATGACATAAACTGAAATGGGTAAAAAAAactcaaagtaaaaaaaaaaaaaatcaaataataacaataacataacaataacaattatattaatagtagCAACATTAACGATTTGTAATAAGTGAAAATTTATGTGGTTGATTCTTAGTAAATGGAATGTTATGTGTTTGATTTCTAATAAACGTAAAGTTAAATTataataatggttgtggttgaatTACGGAAGATTGATAGTTTGTTATAAAATTATAGAAACCATAAAGTTCACTGTTTATAAGGTCTTACATTACATTTCAGTATATAGGTATAATTATGTGattgatttataatgaatgagaggttttatggttaaattataaaatgtgaaaagtttgtggtaagtttataaaagctataaagttaactattataAAGGGTGTggttgaattttaaaaaaaaaaaaaaattgttgtaagTTTGTGAACCTTTTGAAGTTCACTCTTCATTTCTCCTATGTCTTTTAGGTATATagagtaataatagtaatgataataataataataataataataataataataataataataataataatgaatggttATTAGATAGAAAAAATTATGTGGTCGatatataatgaatgagaagtttaatgatTAACTTATAAAATgagaaaagtttgtggtaagtttataaaaactATAAACTTAAATATTAGGAAGAGTGTGAGtgaattataaataaaataaaaagtttggAGTAGGTTTGTGAAAATTGTGAAAGGTACTATTCATTTCTAAGatgtcttttagatatatagatataatatatcatttactttaaaaaaaaaaaaaaaaaaataataatacaagtagTACATTGTAAATATGTACCGCATATTACCAAGTATTGATAGAGTATACTATATGTCAACTTCAATTAATATTTTAGAACATAAttaaataacaatatatataactaattaacaataatgatatacatattaagAGAGTTTACGATCTAAACTCAAGTCTAAAATAATACTTCCTTCGTATCATGTTTATCAACTTGGTGTTGTAAATAAATATCTATGATAAAAGTCATGTagtcgttaattatttattttaacatATATGATGAACAGCAGATAAGTACTTTGTACCCTCTTATCATCATTTTTTAATTTAATGTGTTTAGCAACAAACAAAATATGGTTGACTTTATAATATcacacacattatatatatatatatatatatatatatatatatatatatatatatatatatatatatatatatatatatatatatatatatatatatatatatatatatagggtgaggatccagaGAGAACCAAGGGTGGGAGAGAACCCAAAGAACCAACACACTCACCTTCGATCTGTAGACAAACCTTCAATCTGTAGGCAGATTGAACTTCGATCTGTAGCAGATTGAACTTACAGATTGATTTTTTTTAAACAAGTTTTTTTTACGTGACACATTTAACTCAATCTGCaacagattgagttcaatctgcaACTGACTGAACTCAATATGTAcacagattgaactcaatctgttGCAGAATGAACCCAATATGTTGCAGATTGAACCAAGATTTAACACTCGAACTTGCAGATTGAACTCAGATTGAGATGAAAAGCAGATACATTTAGTAGATGCATCTCACAAAAATCAAGTCATAACCAAAATTAAAAACGCAGATATGTTAGCATTCATCTCATGAATCTATTTGCAAAGTTTTAGATTTTAACTATTAGATTCAAGctcgaatttgtgagtcaaagatttggagaaaaaagtcaacaatttcttCATGATTCAAATTCAACAATTTCTTCGATCGTTTttccgtcaaaataataacattcatcataaaATGTCtcttttaaatgtttatatttttatgtgATCTTATTGTTTAGAGAAAACTTTTTTGataaaaaaacgaaaaaataaaaatagaaaatttacttcatctttttcaaaaaagtgttttccccttgattatatatatatatatatatatatatatatatatatatatatatatatatatatatatatatatatatatatatatatatagtggtaggatcaagagggaagtaaccaatcgagggaagcaaaaacttttttttttttcgttttttgaaaaaactttgttcacgaacattatagatgagatgaaaatatgaacatttagtagagacactttgtgataaatgtttttattttggcgggaaaacgctcgaagaagtaatatataacaattatcgtgttttttgagcgtatgttgaggttttagctattgaggtttagatattagggtttagaaatttagggtttagggtttagatttagggtttagatttaggatttagattgagtttttaacacgaacggtttagagtttagggtttggtgttttggattacttccctattgatcctgctatatatatatatatatatatatatatatatatatatatatatatatatatatatatatatatatatctttgtttTTTTGATGGTTTGATGAATCATCATGTGGTTGTCTAACATAAGCAACATCACTTCTACATTTTTTCGTTTAGCAAATTGAAATGATTTGAAAATCATTTTCTTCTATAATAAAATTGCACATACAATCTATTGTTACATGCCAAAAGATTGtacaaaaataaaaacaaaaaggatCACACATACAAAAAAGAAATCGATAAGATGGTCGACTTATACTCATTAGTGACGACACACAttgtaataaaataaaaatgatagatATAATACTACAAGTGATAACTTAATTATATAGTTGTGCATATAATTAGAATAATAAAAGTTAGTGATCCGTTACGCGCGAGTTTGCTAACTGGCAAAAAGAAAAACCAAAAGCAAATAACAATTATTTTATGAGGTTTTAAGAGTAACTTTTGTTCGTGAGTCTTTTACACAATCATAAATATCTTAAGTATTCGTAAGGAAATTTACAAAATCATAATTGGGAAAAACCAAAGATGTCTTTCACAGTAACAGCAACCGTGAAAATAAAGCGTCAACAAATTAAAGTTGTTTTCTAGTGTTAAGTTTTGTATTCATTTAGTTGTATAAATTTCAAACACACTACACAATAAATTTGAAGTAAAACAAATAAAAATGTGTTAATAAAATATCTAATAAAAAACAAAATGTCATTAGTTAATACAGTAATTTtagatttaaaatttaaaataacacactaataataaaataaaactatCTTACACTAATCCACTTTAATGGACTTGACTCTATTTATAAAACTCTACCGGAACTTGTGTTGTCCTTCTTCTACACATCATACTTCATACCTCATCACACGTTTCAATCCTACTCTTACAAAACTTAAAAAAAAAGAAGTAAATAAATAACAAAACAAGAACAAATAAACAATTAACTCAACGTTCAAATCTAGACGTTGTCCATAAACGCCGAGGTGAAATGAAGAACACATTCATTCAGTATTCTAGAAAAACAACCACCACATGATCTacaccaaggttgtaaaagtcgtgagtcggggacgcgtcggggacgcatcggtcgttgaccaacgttgactttattaataatttcttaaatatatatttatatatgtataaaatagttgattccgtaccataaatttcttaaataagaacttgaatttaaatacaatcaaactccaaactcaattaatgttaccgagtacataattagtaaggacacagagaaaagagcggcccaaaaaatgaaaacaaaccctaattttaaagcaAATCACATTTTAaggaaaatttgactgattttgaccgttttggaccaactttgaccgtctttgacagactttgaccaaacttttagctttgaccgtcttttgagtcgttttcagtaaaaacgggacggagaacccaaaaaaatgacgcatcggccgacgcgtcggccaagtcggtcgacttttacaacactgatgTACACTACGAATTATAAACATAATGAAGATTGAGGGTTTACACCAGTTCTGGCACTTTATTATGCGTTATCATTGTTAGTCATATATATgaaaaaaatacataaatatatatacttgatgtGACCTCAATATTTTAATACCattatactttttttttattttaataccaTTATACTTACCACATCATCGACTTCTATACTATTGTTTTGTATCTTTCGGTTGAGAAcgttttcttttggaaaacgtTTTCGTTTCTATACGAGTTTGCGTTattttgctaaaaaaaaaaaatcgacttGTATATTGCAAGTAGAAAGCTAATATTGTTCGACTATAATGAAATACAGTAGTAAAGAGCAACTTCACCTACTTTTACATCAAACTTAATTTTGACCTGCCAGTGGATCTACATATTTAAATTTTGATACAAAAAATCGAACCAATAAGTTGATTTTTAAATGTCGCTCACCTGGAAATGTTACATCGTTACTCAAACTGTCCTTGCTTCATTAGACGCGAATCTAAACTATGTCAAACGACACAATAACATCCTTAGCTTCAAAAGAAGTTTGAAAAGCGATTTTGgaaatattaaatttaaaacaCTGAttggaaactttttttttttttttttcgaacacCAAGATATATAAAAATTAGCAACGCGCTAGAAAAACATTACAGGAAAAATAAAGGGTTTTGAAGTCATACATTCCAATTAACTTTGGCTTTCTTAAACCTAGCAAACAACCACTCAAAAATGGATCGATAAAACAACGAGATCTAAAATATATATGACTCTTCTTCATCTTAGCAAAGTTAATGATCACGTCATTTCTGTATCTCCAAAGCGTCCCAACAGCAGCAAGACATATGCAATGCAACACTATAGAGATCTATGGATTAGGGGAGGCCGAAGAAAGCCAATTTTTGATATCTAAACTATCGATCCAGCTTCGGAGAGCTATATCAGTCTACAAGCCCAAACCTGAGTAGCAATTGGACAATTGAAGAATGTATGAGCAGCATCTTCAAGCACAAAGCCACAATGCGAGCATGCATAAGACGAACATGAGATGCCTCGCTCCTGCAGGTTCTTCTTTACCAGAAGACGATCAAGAAGAAGACGCCAGAAAAGAAGGAGATTTTTAGCGGGGATGGCATTAGACCAGAAGGTATGCCTTGAAACATCCATTGAGCGATTCAAATAAAGCCGAAGAGATCTGGTTGAAAA
This genomic interval carries:
- the LOC139900864 gene encoding uncharacterized protein — its product is MGCIGLGAKWRKCILVCLSSASISILINGSPTQEFFMGRGVQQGDPSSPFLFILAAEGLNILIKAAVDRNLFNGVEVGSNKVLISHLQYADDTNFFGEWSRTNARNLISILKCFKLSSGLKVNFSKSCLYGAGVKHDEVVLFANRMGCLAFYLSWLTDWSYDEKFGGLGPGGGLKIGSLKSKNLALLGKWWWKFNTKTDCLWVKLIRSIYGIDGGLWAERELTHIPPGGIWNNIVRAGWKCSMMFPLKIVYMQLVLVKFITHGVGVEIILKKDSWSWDLASNGLFIVKKLTSLIDDKLLCFLGSSRTETVRNKLIPKKVEIFVWRALQKGSRFESD